A window from Solea senegalensis isolate Sse05_10M linkage group LG15, IFAPA_SoseM_1, whole genome shotgun sequence encodes these proteins:
- the ptpn20 gene encoding FERM and PDZ domain-containing protein 2 isoform X2 produces MSSTFVTLAEVLEARGGPLLEEEVWSLLLGTAESLVDVSYTGHNNMCNIISPASLLLSATGTLAFKNCGLSDEVSTFTAPEMLQGRASSTKPAIERMLVYSLGMTLYWSVDFHLPQNQPVQLSDSLNSLLLSMCEDVAQRRVNLIAILEACESQHKASIMPPPTKVIRQLVEEVFHEPMDQGSLPDSNIPLSGRSQMIRERLHGKRGPFSDYSEGSAEGRRYSTDSDSKSGSLPQRRWRQRPRSSPAPLYHSSLDRIPHGVRHRDSTCSWLGRSPHHDVSPKISGRSHSPSLTMSDSSLSLSHRKAKALGPEFIKMPDEQQTVLELPGSIVSRKGRSCSSQREVAVAMPNGQYVVVRCDIRSKGRDVFDMVVAHANLVEHFYFGLAFLDDDEYFFLDHETKISKVASDSWKKGQISSFLVHLRVKFFVDDISFILHKLTRHQYYLQLRKDILEDRLYCNEETGLFLAALALQAEFGDYMPELYGKNYYQPEHYVSKRMLEKLALPNVKEELPRLHASHAQMLPEEAEIEYLKIAQQLPEYGVMFHRVGREKRVGELVLGVCVKGIIVYEMRNHLRTVTRRFMWRETDSISTGRRKLIIECGGPSGKKHSFLTESTKIAQYLLNLCSAQHKFHSEMTSRQLNHTMIPDENLKYMSLYRARNLSLKRISCSEGMLNHVGLNPGQPDSISKSCDDLTAKLEARLRQQREMRREMSRELNKEPPETGDLRDMKDQQSWSTSEPIPRMMSSVSLQKQDSDASSSIRVDTPTRTPPEREIVCVTLKKDPKLGFGFVIVGEDNTGKLDLGIFIASVVPDGPADRDGRIRPGGRLISLNKTSLEGVTFSDAAAILQSSPEEVELIVSQPKQSLKESKSTLSQSTVGLALERSFGSQTTLSGTEYRPAMEELEEAITLSSMAMPKHGRKLHIPVVRIHDAQDVCSRSPSILSLRNGERFIVELKKSSGSLGISVAGGKNTNVRYGGIYIKSLVPGGAAEQDGRIQIGDRLLEVDGSNLRGVTHKQAIECLRRTGEVVSLLLEREPTVVLEVRPDSPCPQLARSPSHTQPPRTEVSVETTLSGRAKDYSFVTDENTHEVVLKKNLSGLGFSFYISQLRSGPDQGTVVRIKRLFPGQPALDSGLLRQGDVILSVNREPVKDLSYQRVLFLLRGAPSEVHLLVCRPSPGTLCEVDDNTLNPAPFREVRSQSLDLRLGEDYTQFLKFHYDVNIPAVRPTPNQGEDLTITAENHAAPTPLENRGRLDSKGQVNQTPPSPPRLPPSPASPTSPPSPVSPASPASPASPTSPVSHTSGSPPTQTESQTTARNPEEQVGVEAKEKRKDDEEEEVATTSSSTVMLMDICPKTASNSLYTSGVREEADGSVTYCLMGNGLTIMADEEYLTISSTLEPPHSLPSSHSTPTSNLTVLSSQTSSGSSSLGCQNPNPGPHIPATAIPPTALSSDTVTPFFLAHPSQPLTTQPPKAKHHPIQQGLLPSHYKAMSENSRPVAPPPQPTAVPLTPITAQIMSFAPPRASPPLLSTTVLTPPAQSHIQMREEPVKKEREYKDDYDDDDLDEEEEESRRKGLVKEFELQVFLTKSRSGSFGFTITRSKLDNCYYIQEILDNPARADGRLRAGDRLINVNGHNVTSVADDVAMTILRSSPRKLSMTIGRAVGNLVAPPPCDSLPDIVLYKTPSGQLGIKLTGGIGSKWQGIYCLAVVPGSPASEEGSVQPKDKILYICGRCTLGMTLEDAVKACEIAPRKVKLKIIRDEQPVTPKAKWNGLFDWKKDKRSFARFDETVSPEKDSPTEEAEAVCRTASQFRCLSLSQEQDSCIMQVEFTKPEGGGLGFALVGGTNGSMLRVKEICSGGVAEQDGRLRVGDILLEVNGVIVSGLSYSKVVDILRKAEGTVQLTICRDILPLIYAESPTPPNMSAQTEAILAEQPAPDTCPSPDVVLNRPAEHHTEVIPDPAVKETGVVLTSPPPTPRRLTVVTDETEVRQDSCNSTPSHQACCPSLSVTDMLHGASDRWKSRRDRKLSLA; encoded by the exons ATGAGCAGCACATTTGTCACATTAGCTGAAGTACTGGAGGCACGAGGGGGAcctctgctggaggaggaggtctgGTCCTTGCTGCTGGGCACTGCAGAATCATTAGTGGATGTCTCCTATACGG gtcacAACAATATGTGTAATATAATAAGCCCCGCCTCCTTGCTGCTGTCAGCCACTGGTACCTTAGCATTTAAGAACTGTGGCCTATCAGATGAAGTGTCCACCTTCACTGCTCCAGAGATGCTGCAGGGCCGCGCCAGCTCAACCAAACCTGCCATAGAGAGG ATGCTGGTGTACTCACTGGGTATGACTCTCTACTGGTCAGTTGATTTTCACCTACCTCAAAATCAG CCAGTCCAGTTGAGTGACAGTTTAAACAGCCTCCTCCTCAGCATGTGTGAAGACGTGGCCCAGCGCAGGGTCAATCTCATCGCCATCCTGGAAGCCTGCGAGTCGCAGCATAAAGCCTCCATCATGCCGCCGCCCACCAAAGTCATCAGACAGCTGGTGGAGGAGGTTTTTCATGAACCA ATGGACCAGGGCTCTTTGCCAGACAGTAACATCCCTCTGAGTGGCAGGAGCCAGATGATCAGAGAGAGACTTCATG GAAAGAGGGGGCCATTTTCTGACTACAGTGAAGGGAGTGCTGAGGGGAGAAGATACTCAACAGACTCTGACTCAAAGTCAG GGAGTTTACCTCAGAGACGTTGGAGACAAAGACCAAGGAGCTCTCCCGCACCACTATACCATTCGTCTTTAGACAG AATCCCTCATGGTGTGCGTCACAGGGACAGCACTTGCAGTTGGCTTGGAAGAAGCCCCCACCATGACGTCTCTCCCAAAATATCAGGCAGATCTCACAGTCCCTCCCTCACCATGAGTGACTCTTCGCTCAGTCTGAGCCACAGGAAAGCCAAG gCTCTGGGTCCAGAGTTCATCAAAATGCCAGATGAACAACAAACTGTTCTTGAGCTTCCAGGATCTATTGTG TCCAGAAAGGGCCGTTCATGTTCGTCTCAAAGAGAAGTGGCCGTGGCGATGCCAAACGGACAGTACGTGGTGGTTCGCTGTGACATAAGGTCCAAGGGAAGAGATGTGTTTGACATGGTGGTGGCTCATGCAAACTTGGTGGAACACTTCTACTTTGGCCTTGCCTTCCTAGATG ATGATGAATATTTCTTTTTGGACCACGAAACAAAAATCTCCAAAGTTGCGTCCGACAGCTGGAAAAAAGGGCAGATATCCTCCTTTTTGGTGCATCTCCGAGTGAAATTCTTTGTTGACGatatttccttcatttt GCACAAACTGACTCGACACCAGTACTACTTACAGCTGCGTAAGGATATCCTGGAGGACAGGCTTTACTGTAATGAGGAGACAGGCTTGTTTCTTGCAGCCCTTGCTCTGCAGGCTGAGTTTGGGGATTACATGCCAGAG TTGTATGGAAAGAATTATTACCAGCCAGAGCATTATGTGTCCAAGAGGATGCTCGAGAAACTGGCGCTGCCTAATGTCAAGGAAGAGCTGCCAAGACTGCATGCAAGTCATGCCCAGATGCTGCCAGAAGAGGCAGAAATAGAGTATTTAAAG ATTGCCCAGCAGTTACCTGAGTATGGGGTCATGTTCCACCGTgtggggagagagaaaagagtggGAGAGTTGGTGTTGGGAGTCTGCGTCAAAGGAATCATCGTATACGAGATGAGGAACCACCTTCGGACTGTCACCAGACGTTTTATGTGGAGGGAGACTGATTCCATATCCACAggg CGGCGTAAACTTATAATAGAGTGTGGAGGGCCCAGTGGGAAAAAGCACAGTTTTCTAACGGAGAGCACAAAAATAGCACAGTATCTCCTCAACCTTTGCTCGGCGCAGCACAAGTTTCATAGCGAGATGACGTCACGACAACTGAACCACACCATGATACCAG ATGAAAACTTGAAGTACATGTCTCTCTACCGGGCTCGCAACTTGAGCCTGAAGCGCATCTCCTGCTCAGAGGGCATGTTGAACCATGTTGGTCTGAATCCGGGCCAACCAGACTCCATCTCCAAGTCTTGTGATGATCTGACTGCCAAGCTGGAGGCTAGACTCCGCCagcagagagagatgaggagggaGATGAGCAGAGAGCTGAACAAAGAGCCCCCGGAAACAGGAGACCTCAGGGACATGAAAGATCAACAGTCCTGGAG CACTTCAGAGCCGATTCCCAGGATGATGTCCAGTGTCTCTCTACAGAAGCAGGACTCGGATGCCTCATCCTCCATACGAG TTGATACACCAACCAGGACCCCCCCAGAGAGGGAGATTGTCTGTGTGACACTGAAAAAAGATCCCAAACTGGGCTTTG GCTTTGTGATCGTAGGAGAGGACAATACAGGCAAACTTGACCTTGGGATCTTCATTGCCTCTGTTGTGCCTGACGGGCCTGCGGACAGAGATGGACGAATCAGACCAG gtGGTCGTCTCATCTCCCTGAACAAGACTAGTTTGGAAGGAGTGACGTTCAGTGACGCTGCTGCCATTTTGCAGAGCAGCCCAGAAGAAGTGGAGCTCATCGTGTCACAGCCTAAAc AGTCTCTGAAGGAGAGTAAAAGTACCTTGAGTCAAAGCACCGTGGGCTTGGCACTGGAGCGGAGCTTCGGGTCACAGACGACGCTGAGCGGCACAGAGTATCGTCCCGCCAtggaggaactggaggaggCCATCACCCTGTCCAGCATGGCAATGCCAAAGCATGGCAGGAAGCTTCACATTCCTGTTGTGAGAATACATGATGCCCAG gATGTGTGTTCCAGGTCCCCCTCTATCTTAAGTTTAAGAAATGGCGAGCGTTTTATCGTGGAGCTGAAGAAAAGCAGTGGTAGTCTTGGCATCAGTGTGGCT GGAGGAAAGAACACCAACGTGCGATATGGAGGCATCTACATCAAGAGTCTGGTGCCAGGAGGCGCTGCAGAGCAGGATGGGCGGATTCAGATTG GTGACAGACTGCTGGAGGTTGACGGGTCTAACCTGAGGGGTGTGACTCACAAACAAGCTATCGAGTGCCTGAGGAGGACTGGGGag GTGGTGAGTCTGCTATTGGAAAGGGAGCCCACAGTAGTCTTGGAGGTCAGACCTGACTCACCCTGCCCCCAATTAGCCCGCAgtccgtcacacacacagccccccAGGACCGAGGTCTCCGTGGAAACGACCTTGTCTGGTCGAGCCAAGGACTACAGCTTTGTGACTGATG aaaacacacatgaggTTGTACTGAAGAAGAATTTGTCCGGCCTTGGCTTCAGCTTTTACATCTCACAGCTGCGTTCAGGGCCGGACCAAGGCACCGTGGTCCGGATCAAACGTCTGTTCCCAGGTCAGCCGGCACTGGACAGTGGCCTCCTGCGACAGGGAGATGTCATTCTGTCTGTCAACAGAGAGCCCGTAAAGGACTTGTCTTACCAG AGGGTTTTGTTCCTGTTACGTGGAGCTCCTTCTGAAGTTCATTTGCTCGTATGCCGACCAAGTCCGGGAACACTATGTGAAGTGGATGACAACACACTG AATCCTGCTCCCTTTCGCGAGGTTCGATCCCAATCGCTGGACCTCCGACTTGGAGAGGACTACACCCAGTTTCTCAAGTTTCATTATGATGTTAACATACCTGCTGTGAGGCCAACCCCGAATCAAGGGGAAGATCTGACCATCACAGCAGAAAATCATGCCGCTCCAACACCTTTGGAGAACCGGGGGCGTCTGGATAGTAAAGGGCAGGTCAACCAGACTCCGCCGTCTCCTCCACGCTTACCACCCTCACCCGCGTCACCGACATCCCCTCCGTCACCTGTCTCACCAGCATCACCTGCCTCGCCTGCATCGCCCACTTCGCCCGTGTCACATACCTCTGGATCGCCACCAACACAAACAGAGTCACAAACAACTGCACGAAATCCAGAGGAACAAGTGGGAGTAGAAgcaaaggagaagaggaaggatgatgaggaagaggaggttgCAACAACATCGAGTTCAACTGTGATGCTAATGGATATCTGTCCTAAGACTGCGTCAAACTCTTTATACACCAG CGGTGTCAGGGAGGAGGCAGATGGAAGCGTGACCTACTGCCTCATGGGAAATGGGCTGACCATCATGGCGGATGAAGAGTACCTGACCATCAGCTCCACCCTGGAGCCTCCTCACAGCCTTCCCTCTAGTCACAGCACTCCAACAAGCAACCTCACAGTCCTCAGCTCTCAGACCTCCAGTGGCTCGTCTAGCTTAGGCTGTCAGAATCCAAACCCTGGCCCCCACATTCCCGCTACTGCCATCCCACCCACCGCCCTCTCTTCCGACACCGTGACACCCTTTTTCCTCGCCCACCCATCTCAGCCTCTCACAACACAGCCGCCGAAAGCCAAGCATCATCCGATCCAGCAGGGACTCCTTCCGAGTCACTACAAAGCTATGTCCGAGAACAGCCGGCCTGTGGCACCTCCTCCCCAGCCTACCGCTGTACCACTGACCCCCATCACTGCCCAGATCATGTCCTTTGCGCCTCCTCGTGCCAGTCCTCCTCTGCTGTCAACCACAGTGCTCACCCCTCCTGCTCAGAGCCACATACAGATGAGGGAAGAGCCGgtgaagaaagaaagggaatacaaggatgattatgatgatgatgacctggatgaagaagaggaagagagtcGAAGAAAG GGATTGGTAAAAGAGTTTGAACTGCAAGTGTTTCTGACCAAGTCCAGGAGCGGAAGCTTTGGGTTCACCATTACTCGCAGCAAACTGGACAACTGCTACTACATCCAGGAAATCCTGGACAACCCAGCCAGGGCAGATGGACGACTCAGGGCAGGAGACAGACTCATCAAT GTAAATGGTCATAATGTCACCAGTGTGGCAGACGATGTTGCCATGACGATTCTCAGGTCATCTCCAAGAAAACTGAGTATGACCATCGGGAGGGCGGTTGGTAACTTGGTTGCCCCGCCACCCTGCGACAGCCTGCCTGACATTGTCCTGTACAAGACGCCCTCAGGACAGCTCG GTATAAAACTGACTGGTGGCATTGGCAGCAAATGGCAGGGCATCTACTGTCTAGCGGTGGTGCCGGGTTCCCCAGCCAGCGAGGAGGGGAGCGTCCAACCCAAAGACAAGATCCTCTACATCTGTGGCAGGTGCACGCTGGGTATGACTCTAGAGGACGCAGTCAAAGCCTGCGAGATCGCCCCTCGTAAAGTTAAACTCAAGATTATCAG AGACGAGCAGCCAGTGACGCCAAAGGCCAAGTGGAATG GCCTGTTTGACtggaaaaaggacaaaaggtCCTTTGCTCGATTTGATGAAACGGTGTCTCCAGAGAAAGACTCCCCGACGGAAGAGG cTGAGGCTGTGTGTAGGACTGCTAGTCAATTcagatgtctctctctcagccaaGAACAAGAT AGTTGCATCATGCAAGTTGAGTTCACAAAACCAGAAGGAGGAGGCCTTGGCTTTGCCTTGGTTGGTGGAACCAATGGCAGCATGCTCAGAGTGAAAGAAATCTGCTCTGGTGGAGTAGCCGAGCAGGACGGTCGCCTGAGAGTAGGAGATATTTTATTAGAG GTGAACGGTGTGATTGTTTCCGGCCTGAGCTACAGCAAGGTGGTGGACATCCTGCGTAAAGCTGAGGGCACTGTGCAGCTCACCATTTGCAGAGACATCCTGCCCCTGATTTACGCTGAATCACCCACACCGCCCAACATGTCCGCACAGACTGAAGCCATTTTAGCTGAGCAGCCGGCCCCTGATACCTGTCCCTCACCTGATGTCGTCCTGAATAGACCAGCTGAGCATCACACAG AGGTCATTCCAGACCCTGCAGTGAAAGAAACAGGTGTTGTCCTAACTTCACCACCACCTACTCCACGCCGACTGACTGTTGTAACTGATGAGACTGAAGTCagacag GACAGTTGTAACAGCACCCCTTCTCATCAAGCTTGCTGCCCATCACTCAGTGTCACTGATATGTTGCATGGAGCTTCCGACAG GTGGAAAAGTCGCAGGGACAGGAAGCTCAGCCTTGCATGA